One genomic region from Argentina anserina chromosome 2, drPotAnse1.1, whole genome shotgun sequence encodes:
- the LOC126783661 gene encoding uncharacterized protein LOC126783661: MVFKLINTANRAMGKPNGALKLNVMLYHGSEESHVETLPAEWYRNAFPKLSKLTRLLKDVDFVDGRLFNVADSSVIVNARVEHKMVAFKSLARVFIGSPLVQQKLWNNVVGWSGGRGCNPFVCFSKPSERQPLVVKSMSVVGSIMNITAQQRQKVRVKIAPQVTQHGIWTGALEEILNGLKCELDCMDGQCSSRGMRIGQQIVCSCLKFLADASVSYGDDSASWMRLSTAKITDSSSLPKWEDLLEMFNDVIDCLKYDGELLHYLTKVEVMKEGLSQIKDVLVDKSIGFKEVRHQESLVHKKLSKTLGHSSKCLFTLLLYYLYGHVRDIEVDLSGGLYSISDKSLCLCMGRIVTSDEETMIWSGVKQLDRALGLFKFVWETAGMEGGLQLQGHIWCVGAENRILTYRGNTFFVHGIRV; encoded by the coding sequence ATGGTCTTTAAGCTGATCAACACTGCGAACCGTGCGATGGGTAAGCCAAATGGCGCCCTGAAGTTGAATGTGATGCTGTACCATGGCTCAGAGGAGTCTCATGTGGAGACTCTGCCTGCAGAATGGTATAGAAATGCTTTTCCAAAGCTGTCGAAACTGACCCGGTTGCTTAAAGATGTGGACTTTGTCGATGGGAGGCTTTTTAATGTCGCTGATAGTTCGGTTATCGTGAATGCCCGTGTGGAACACAAGATGGTTGCTTTCAAGTCACTTGCTAGAGTGTTTATAGGGTCTCCATTGGTTCAGCAGAAGCTGTGGAACAATGTGGTGGGGTGGTCCGGCGGTAGAGGATGTAACCCTTTTGTGTGTTTTAGTAAACCAAGTGAGAGACAGCCCTTGGTTGTGAAATCAATGTCTGTAGTGGGTAGCATTATGAACATTACTGCGCAGCAGAGGCAGAAGGTGCGTGTGAAGATAGCTCCCCAGGTTACTCAGCATGGTATATGGACCGGCGCGCTTGAGGAGATACTTAATGGGTTGAAATGTGAGTTGGATTGTATGGATGGACAGTGCTCGAGCAGAGGGATGAGGATTGGTCAGCAGATAGTTTGTAGCTGTCTGAAGTTTTTGGCTGATGCATCAGTTTCATATGGTGATGACTCTGCTTCGTGGATGCGCCTTTCGACTGCAAAGATTACTGACTCTTCTAGTTTGCCAAAATGGGAAGACCTTCTTGAGATGTTTAATGATgtcattgattgtttgaaatATGACGGGGAGTTGCTGCATTATTTGACAAAGGTTGAGGTCATGAAAGAGGGGCTGTCTCAAATCAAGGATGTGTTGGTTGATAAAAGTATCGGATTCAAGGAAGTACGGCATCAAGAAAGCCTAGTGCATAAGAAGCTGTCCAAGACATTGGGTCATTCATCCAAGTGTTTGTTCACACTATTGTTATATTATTTGTATGGGCATGTTAGAGATATTGAAGTAGACCTATCTGGTGGGCTGTATAGCATTAGTGACAAGAGTCTCTGTTTGTGCATGGGAAGGATTGTGACTTCAGATGAGGAGACGATGATTTGGAGTGGGGTGAAGCAGTTGGACAGGGCTCTCGGTCTTTTCAAGTTTGTTTGGGAAACTGCAGGAATGGAAGGAGGTTTGCAGTTGCAAGGCCATATATGGTGTGTGGGAGCTGAGAACAGAATACTTACGTATAGAGGAAACACATTCTTTGTTCATGGAATTCGTGTTTGA
- the LOC126784497 gene encoding transcription initiation factor TFIID subunit 15-like isoform X1 — translation MNRPGDWNCKSCNHLNFQRRDSCQRCGEPRPGERGSDYGSFGGGRGSGSFGFSTGPDVRPGDWYCNVGNCGAHNFASRSSCFKCSASKDESSSGGGGFDGDMPRSLRGGFGFGGGGSGSGSGSSSGRSGWKSGDWICTRLGCNEHNFASRTECFRCNAPRESSAGSAALF, via the exons ATGAATAGGCCAGGAGATTGGAACTGCAAGTCATGCAATCATCTCAACTTCCAGAGGAGGGACTCATGCCAGAGGTGCGGTGAGCCAAGGCCTGGCGAGAGAGGTAGTGACTATGGAAGCTTTGGTGGAGGAAGAGGAAGTGGTTCGTTCGGGTTCAGTACAGGCCCGGATGTCAGGCCCGGTGACTGGTATTGCAACGTGGGAAACTGTGGAGCTCATAACTTTGCCAGCCGCTCCAGCTGTTTCAAGTGTTCTGCGTCCAAGGACGAGTCCTCTAGTGGAGGTGGTGGCTTTGACGGTGACATGCCTAGGTCACTTAGAGGTGGTTTTGGATTTGGCGGCGGAGGCAGTGGCAGTGGTAGTGGTAGCAGCTCTGGTCGCTCTGGATGGAAATCCGGGGACTGGATTTGCAcaag gTTAGGATGCAACGAGCACAACTTCGCGAGCAGGACAGAATGCTTCAGATGCAACGCTCCAAGGGAATCTAGTGCTG GTAGTGCTGCGCTTTTCTGA
- the LOC126784497 gene encoding transcription initiation factor TFIID subunit 15-like isoform X2, with protein sequence MNRPGDWNCKSCNHLNFQRRDSCQRCGEPRPGERGSDYGSFGGGRGSGSFGFSTGPDVRPGDWYCNVGNCGAHNFASRSSCFKCSASKDESSSGGGGFDGDMPRSLRGGFGFGGGGSGSGSGSSSGRSGWKSGDWICTRLGCNEHNFASRTECFRCNAPRESSAGNAALF encoded by the exons ATGAATAGGCCAGGAGATTGGAACTGCAAGTCATGCAATCATCTCAACTTCCAGAGGAGGGACTCATGCCAGAGGTGCGGTGAGCCAAGGCCTGGCGAGAGAGGTAGTGACTATGGAAGCTTTGGTGGAGGAAGAGGAAGTGGTTCGTTCGGGTTCAGTACAGGCCCGGATGTCAGGCCCGGTGACTGGTATTGCAACGTGGGAAACTGTGGAGCTCATAACTTTGCCAGCCGCTCCAGCTGTTTCAAGTGTTCTGCGTCCAAGGACGAGTCCTCTAGTGGAGGTGGTGGCTTTGACGGTGACATGCCTAGGTCACTTAGAGGTGGTTTTGGATTTGGCGGCGGAGGCAGTGGCAGTGGTAGTGGTAGCAGCTCTGGTCGCTCTGGATGGAAATCCGGGGACTGGATTTGCAcaag gTTAGGATGCAACGAGCACAACTTCGCGAGCAGGACAGAATGCTTCAGATGCAACGCTCCAAGGGAATCTAGTGCTGGCAA TGCTGCGCTTTTCTGA